Proteins found in one Corynebacterium canis genomic segment:
- a CDS encoding HNH endonuclease signature motif containing protein, with product MTTQQVDPVDSVVGFVVDDPQNFIGAAELEANRVFLHNWLLATFGLDVHRLNIRALVKEFAVHSGTYSEARMYNIVGGCFLLHERLPGLKAHALEHNYLNYERLRTIWFALVTVSLDAPGYVWRDLDTVLVGLFTPTRANQPLPSTRRIRQVLRDTLIRLRIVEETPPEEALTEEAMAARITAMCGVELWESPHAGVSVLNVTLPSDEAHEIKQRLAAGAKKLNLREDEIITNRICGSGQQRDAGCTVHLFGLGTLTEATKVVPERVHGVGLLTGEQRDRISGRDIAYTNIGDVAEVLRAAHDPTEEQRLLIMGRDGICRFPDCTMDATFCDIDHVINHEVGGWTTASNLQCLCRHHHNFKTDRHATATTDTYGNVTWRFATGATITTIPQGVLAGHVVGCPAGITTRHEQPTKTEEDYQQPPIREDFGRWGTTLINYRNRQRARYLARHRLVANIPTELPPLPEAPHPEPPPDDQWPQEPPTDYTPPRPSWAKPPCQLAKLQKRARQAKHHRRTNTPRSRW from the coding sequence ATGACGACGCAACAGGTGGATCCGGTGGATTCGGTGGTGGGGTTTGTGGTGGATGATCCGCAGAATTTCATTGGTGCCGCCGAGTTGGAGGCCAATCGGGTGTTTTTACATAATTGGTTGTTGGCGACCTTTGGGTTGGATGTGCACCGGTTGAATATCCGCGCGTTGGTGAAGGAATTCGCGGTGCATAGTGGTACGTATTCTGAGGCGCGGATGTATAACATTGTGGGTGGGTGTTTCCTGCTGCATGAGCGCCTGCCGGGGTTGAAGGCGCACGCGCTGGAGCATAATTATTTGAATTATGAGCGGTTGCGGACGATTTGGTTTGCCTTGGTGACGGTGTCTTTGGATGCCCCGGGGTATGTGTGGCGTGATCTTGATACTGTGTTGGTGGGGTTGTTTACCCCAACGAGGGCGAATCAGCCGTTGCCGAGTACACGCCGGATCCGGCAGGTGCTGCGCGATACCTTGATCCGGTTACGCATTGTGGAGGAAACCCCGCCGGAGGAGGCGTTGACCGAGGAGGCGATGGCCGCCCGGATTACGGCGATGTGTGGGGTGGAATTATGGGAAAGCCCGCATGCTGGGGTCAGTGTGCTCAATGTGACCCTACCTAGTGATGAAGCCCATGAGATCAAACAACGCCTGGCCGCGGGGGCGAAAAAACTGAACCTGCGGGAAGATGAGATCATCACGAATCGTATTTGCGGTAGTGGGCAGCAGCGGGATGCCGGGTGTACGGTCCACCTGTTTGGCCTTGGTACCCTCACCGAGGCCACGAAGGTGGTCCCGGAGCGGGTGCATGGGGTGGGATTGCTCACCGGGGAACAACGCGATCGTATCAGTGGCCGGGATATTGCCTACACCAATATTGGTGATGTGGCGGAGGTGCTGCGGGCTGCGCATGATCCCACCGAGGAGCAACGCTTGTTGATCATGGGCCGGGATGGGATCTGCCGGTTCCCGGACTGCACCATGGACGCGACTTTTTGTGACATTGATCATGTGATCAACCATGAGGTCGGTGGGTGGACCACCGCCTCGAATCTGCAGTGTTTGTGTCGGCATCACCATAATTTCAAAACCGACCGGCACGCCACCGCCACTACCGATACTTACGGTAATGTCACGTGGCGGTTTGCCACCGGTGCGACGATTACCACGATTCCGCAGGGGGTGCTTGCCGGCCATGTGGTGGGCTGCCCCGCAGGGATTACCACCCGCCATGAACAGCCGACGAAAACCGAGGAGGACTACCAGCAGCCGCCGATCCGAGAAGATTTCGGCCGGTGGGGCACCACCTTAATCAACTACCGCAACCGGCAACGCGCCCGCTACCTCGCCCGCCACCGGCTGGTTGCCAATATTCCCACCGAACTGCCGCCCCTACCCGAAGCACCACACCCCGAACCCCCACCAGACGACCAATGGCCCCAAGAACCACCCACAGACTACACACCACCCAGGCCATCATGGGCCAAACCACCCTGCCAACTGGCGAAACTACAGAAACGCGCCCGCCAAGCCAAACACCACCGCCGAACCAACACACCGCGTTCAAGGTGGTAG
- a CDS encoding DUF7373 family lipoprotein yields the protein MSFITLTACSLQGSNSPESSDTSMPTITSGTKSGVPNGQFDTGEFKATTTETHQTDRHTSRYVESFVLAEYLPLPFEIDGKLTESRGAVNVITPESLRYDLSREQIEVMGKNPPLYGFLNAAASSNDDSKAPQVAISHMVLRFNDPETALKAAQAQHELLITKGIPRSEESLPTPHNTTQIDGMPESLVSITQNGDKVVSFTPHQEYIIYTYALTSSDNSDWAFDYVKKALAAQTPLLEQFPSVKTEAGYGKTDELPSIDPGNVLTYAVPYLEDVPDTWAPGSFGPRGIASQFSEPQVMYNSLIENGIEHIGVQHSYVFHAKSESGARAFRDTFVDSNLRQGGKKYDEPQDVPDTTCTATPFASGIRYDCLVVHGNYVGYTTNSSETSQANDEETKRRVSQKTAAQYLIFKQNISLPHKR from the coding sequence ATGAGCTTCATCACGCTCACTGCTTGCAGCTTGCAGGGCAGCAATAGCCCAGAAAGCTCGGATACCTCGATGCCAACCATCACCTCAGGTACGAAATCTGGAGTTCCGAATGGGCAATTTGATACTGGGGAATTTAAAGCCACTACTACCGAAACTCACCAAACAGACCGCCATACGTCTCGTTACGTTGAGTCTTTTGTCTTGGCTGAATACTTGCCGCTACCCTTTGAGATAGATGGAAAACTTACCGAGTCCAGAGGCGCCGTAAATGTAATCACTCCTGAAAGTCTTAGGTATGATTTGTCTCGTGAACAAATCGAGGTTATGGGAAAGAATCCACCACTATATGGATTCTTAAATGCTGCCGCATCTTCAAATGATGATTCTAAAGCGCCTCAGGTGGCAATAAGTCACATGGTTCTTCGCTTTAATGATCCAGAAACTGCGCTCAAGGCTGCGCAAGCACAACACGAACTACTTATCACTAAGGGTATTCCACGGTCAGAAGAAAGCCTGCCTACACCGCATAATACAACGCAGATTGACGGGATGCCGGAATCACTCGTTTCAATTACTCAAAACGGTGACAAAGTTGTCTCATTTACCCCTCACCAGGAATATATCATTTACACGTACGCTTTAACGTCAAGCGATAATTCCGACTGGGCGTTCGATTACGTAAAGAAGGCTCTAGCTGCACAGACCCCATTACTAGAACAATTCCCTTCAGTGAAAACTGAGGCCGGATACGGCAAAACCGATGAACTTCCTAGTATTGACCCCGGCAATGTACTTACCTATGCCGTTCCGTATCTTGAGGACGTCCCAGATACGTGGGCCCCTGGATCCTTTGGCCCCCGCGGAATTGCGTCACAATTTTCCGAACCCCAAGTCATGTACAACTCATTAATAGAGAATGGTATCGAGCATATTGGTGTGCAACATTCATATGTATTCCACGCAAAGAGCGAATCTGGAGCACGGGCATTCCGCGATACCTTTGTCGATTCAAATCTCCGTCAGGGCGGAAAGAAGTACGACGAACCCCAAGACGTACCCGATACCACCTGCACCGCAACGCCATTCGCTTCGGGCATTCGATACGACTGCTTAGTCGTTCACGGCAATTACGTCGGATATACCACCAATAGTTCTGAAACTTCACAAGCAAACGATGAAGAAACCAAGAGGAGGGTTTCCCAAAAGACCGCAGCACAGTATCTAATTTTTAAGCAAAATATATCACTCCCACACAAGCGCTAA